The Gemmatimonadota bacterium genomic sequence CTTCGGGCGATCCGCCGAATGACCCCGAGTTCCGGATGGCACTGAGAGATCTGTTCGGTGGGGCGCTGATCCCCGTCAACGATGTAGCCGTGGACCTCGGCACGGCGAACACCCTCGTCTACGTCAAGGGCGAGGGTATCGTGTTGAACGAGCCATCCGTAGTCGCGATCGATCGCGGGACCAATCAGATAAAGGGCGTGGGGCTGGAGGCCAAGCGGATGCTGGGCCGCACCCCCGAGGGCATCATGGCGGTCCGTCCGCTCAAGGACGGCGTCATTGCCGACGTGGACGTCACCGAGCTGATGCTGCGCCACTTCCTGCGCGCGGTCACCGCCAAGCGCATCTTCCGCATGAAGCCGCGCGTGGTGGTGGGCGTGCCGTCGGGCATCACCGAGCTGGAGCGGCGCGCCGTGCGCAGCTCTGCCGCCGCGGCGGGCGCCAAGGAGGTCTACATGGTGTCCGAGCCCATGGCCGCCGCGATCGGCGTGGGCCTGCCCGTGGAGACCCCCACCGGCAACATGGTCATCGACATCGGCGGCGGCACCACCGAGATCGCCGTCGTCGCGCTGAGCGGCATCGTCGCCGACACGTCGATCCGCGTGGGCGGAGACGAGGTCGACGCGGCCATCGTCACCTTCCTGCGCAAGAACTACAATCTGCTGATCGGCGAGCCCACCGCCGAGGCGGTCAAGATCCAGATCGGCTCGGCGTTCAGCGCCGGCGAGGAGCGCGAGATGGACGTGAAGGGACGCGACCTGGTCAGCGGGATTCCCAAGACCGTGCGCGTGCACTCCCAGGAGGTGCGCGAGTGCATCCAGGAACCCGTCCAGG encodes the following:
- a CDS encoding rod shape-determining protein, whose amino-acid sequence is MALRDLFGGALIPVNDVAVDLGTANTLVYVKGEGIVLNEPSVVAIDRGTNQIKGVGLEAKRMLGRTPEGIMAVRPLKDGVIADVDVTELMLRHFLRAVTAKRIFRMKPRVVVGVPSGITELERRAVRSSAAAAGAKEVYMVSEPMAAAIGVGLPVETPTGNMVIDIGGGTTEIAVVALSGIVADTSIRVGGDEVDAAIVTFLRKNYNLLIGEPTAEAVKIQIGSAFSAGEEREMDVKGRDLVSGIPKTVRVHSQEVRECIQEPVQAIVEAVRRALEITPPELASDIVDRGIVMTGGGSMIRGLDALLAHETNLSIHVDEDPLTCVVRGAGLILDDMEKYRSVLVA